One part of the Thermococcus sp. JdF3 genome encodes these proteins:
- a CDS encoding universal stress protein, with translation MRILVLIDGSKWSQKAALHAIAVAKRRHGKVILFSVLDRREAKAMAFNLGLYSENLSQVEKFEAEIWNDMKRSIKHLMTTLLELCHEEGVNCSFRIVEGSAKEKILEEANSGQYSLVVMGAYGRSGKTRIGSLLEEVVGSINPPVMVVR, from the coding sequence ATGAGGATACTCGTGTTGATAGACGGCTCGAAGTGGAGTCAGAAGGCGGCGCTTCATGCGATAGCGGTGGCCAAGAGGAGGCACGGCAAGGTGATACTATTCTCCGTTCTCGACAGGAGGGAGGCAAAGGCGATGGCCTTCAACCTCGGCCTCTACAGCGAGAACCTTTCCCAGGTGGAGAAGTTCGAGGCGGAGATATGGAACGACATGAAGAGGAGCATAAAGCACCTTATGACCACGCTCCTCGAACTGTGCCATGAGGAGGGGGTTAACTGCTCCTTCAGGATAGTGGAAGGCTCGGCGAAGGAGAAGATACTCGAGGAGGCCAACTCCGGCCAGTACTCCCTCGTGGTCATGGGCGCCTACGGGAGGAGCGGAAAAACGAGGATAGGGAGCCTCCTGGAGGAGGTCGTCGGCTCCATAAACCCGCCCGTTATGGTGGTCCGCTAG